One Thermosphaera aggregans DNA segment encodes these proteins:
- a CDS encoding beta-CASP ribonuclease aCPSF1, with protein sequence MKIDKSVLNRNKLALLGSIVQEIPPELELSNIEFEGPSIVVYVRNRKAISEHLDLAQNIAKKVRKRVVIRVSTESRLPVDEAKKKILEIAPKEAGLDPNGIYFDETSGEVWVKVEKPGLIVGRGNYVRHRILAETGWRAVPMRASPLESKVLREVVAGTLKQSEYRLEFLRRLGDRIHRDVVFKNNYVRITALGGFREVGRSSILVETRESRLLLDMGINTGVMDDPFKAFPYIDVDSLKLEELDGIIVTHSHLDHVGLVPLLYKYGYRGPLYVTKPTRELMIVMLKDLIEVSRRSGRYLPFTEKDLTTMILHTITVEYDEVTDVAPDVKLTMYNAGHILGSAIVHLHVGMGLHNIVYTGDFKYASTRLLDRANTEFPRVETLIMESTYGAARQQNRLEAEAELVNIVKRTVERQGIVLIPVFAVGRGQEIILILNEAMKNGSIPKLNVYVEGLVNEVTAIHTQYPEYLSRSIREAIYRGENPFTADWLKILESGVARPDIVEDRPSVIIATSGMLTGGPAVDYLKLLANDPRNSLVFVGYQAEGTLGRKIKDGMRELTMVVENKVEAVKVELEVYSIDGFSGHSDQAELVRYAQSIKPKPKKIILNHGEPSAIDTLAKLLRRALLAPGTGYTSLPEIYTPSNLDTIHLTS encoded by the coding sequence GTGAAAATTGATAAGTCAGTGTTGAACAGGAATAAGCTTGCACTACTCGGTAGCATTGTGCAGGAGATACCGCCGGAGCTCGAGCTATCCAATATAGAGTTTGAAGGACCCTCAATAGTTGTCTACGTGAGGAACAGGAAGGCTATTAGCGAGCACCTGGATCTAGCGCAGAATATTGCGAAGAAAGTTAGGAAGAGGGTTGTCATAAGGGTTTCAACAGAGTCGAGACTGCCTGTTGACGAGGCTAAGAAGAAAATCCTTGAGATAGCTCCCAAGGAGGCTGGTCTCGACCCTAACGGCATATACTTCGACGAGACCAGCGGCGAGGTCTGGGTTAAGGTTGAGAAGCCGGGTCTGATAGTGGGGAGGGGTAACTACGTAAGACACAGGATCCTCGCGGAGACTGGTTGGAGAGCAGTGCCGATGAGGGCTAGCCCTCTCGAGTCCAAGGTGCTCAGAGAGGTTGTAGCAGGGACTTTGAAGCAGAGCGAGTACAGGCTTGAATTCCTCAGAAGGCTTGGCGACAGGATCCACAGGGACGTTGTTTTCAAGAACAACTATGTGAGGATAACCGCGCTGGGAGGGTTCAGGGAGGTTGGCCGATCCTCAATACTGGTTGAGACACGGGAGAGCAGGCTGCTCCTAGACATGGGGATTAACACGGGCGTTATGGACGACCCGTTCAAGGCATTCCCATACATAGATGTAGACTCGTTAAAGCTTGAGGAGCTTGACGGGATAATAGTCACGCACTCCCACCTCGACCACGTCGGCCTCGTACCCCTGCTCTACAAGTACGGCTACAGGGGCCCGCTGTACGTTACCAAGCCTACCAGGGAGTTAATGATAGTCATGCTTAAGGATTTAATAGAGGTTTCGAGAAGGTCTGGGAGATACCTGCCTTTCACCGAGAAGGATTTAACCACGATGATACTCCACACAATCACCGTAGAGTACGACGAGGTCACCGACGTAGCCCCTGATGTCAAGCTGACAATGTACAACGCGGGCCACATACTCGGCTCAGCCATAGTCCACCTCCACGTTGGAATGGGGCTTCACAACATCGTCTACACCGGCGACTTCAAGTATGCTTCCACAAGGCTTCTCGACAGGGCTAACACGGAGTTTCCGAGGGTGGAAACCCTTATCATGGAGTCCACGTACGGGGCTGCGAGGCAGCAGAACAGGCTTGAAGCAGAGGCTGAGCTTGTCAACATTGTTAAGAGGACTGTTGAGCGCCAGGGAATCGTGCTGATACCTGTTTTCGCCGTGGGCAGGGGTCAGGAGATAATACTGATATTGAACGAGGCCATGAAGAATGGTTCAATACCCAAGCTCAACGTCTACGTTGAAGGACTTGTGAACGAGGTTACAGCCATCCACACACAGTACCCCGAGTACTTGAGCAGGAGCATTAGGGAGGCTATATACAGGGGTGAGAACCCGTTCACGGCTGACTGGCTCAAAATCCTTGAATCAGGCGTTGCAAGACCCGACATCGTTGAGGACCGGCCCTCCGTGATAATAGCTACGAGCGGCATGCTCACCGGCGGGCCAGCCGTCGACTACCTCAAACTCCTGGCCAACGACCCTAGGAACAGCCTCGTCTTCGTAGGCTACCAGGCCGAGGGGACCCTGGGCAGGAAGATTAAGGATGGGATGAGGGAGTTGACAATGGTTGTTGAGAACAAGGTTGAAGCAGTCAAGGTAGAGCTTGAAGTATACAGCATCGACGGCTTCAGCGGGCACAGCGACCAGGCTGAGCTGGTGAGGTATGCTCAAAGCATTAAGCCCAAGCCTAAGAAGATAATCCTCAACCACGGGGAGCCCTCTGCGATCGACACCTTGGCCAAGCTCCTGCGCAGGGCGCTGCTGGCTCCGGGAACAGGCTACACTTCTCTCCCAGAAATCTACACCCCCTCCAACCTTGACACCATCCACCTCACATCATAG
- the psmB gene encoding archaeal proteasome endopeptidase complex subunit beta, with protein MEKTASKTTTVGLVAGKYVVLAADKRATAGPMVYHKRVRKILEITPYAAMTISGLVADAQFLVENAKYVAKDYELKMGKRISIDALASRISLILSAYLRFSPFIVQLLLGGVDDEGPKLYYMDLYGSVSREKYMSTGSGSPVAFGVLEQGYREGLTLEEAKELAFKAVSSAIMRDSFTGEGVDIVVIGPEGISEETRLFKKTYATV; from the coding sequence ATGGAGAAGACTGCTTCTAAGACCACGACAGTTGGACTGGTGGCTGGAAAGTACGTTGTGCTCGCTGCTGACAAGAGGGCTACAGCAGGGCCTATGGTCTATCATAAAAGGGTTAGGAAGATATTGGAGATAACCCCTTACGCCGCCATGACTATATCAGGGCTTGTCGCGGACGCGCAGTTCCTGGTTGAGAACGCTAAGTATGTTGCGAAGGATTACGAGCTTAAAATGGGGAAGCGGATAAGCATTGACGCCTTAGCCAGCAGGATTTCCCTCATACTTTCAGCATACCTAAGGTTCTCACCCTTCATTGTTCAGCTCCTCCTAGGAGGTGTTGACGACGAAGGGCCTAAGCTATACTACATGGATCTCTACGGGAGTGTTTCAAGAGAAAAGTACATGTCAACCGGCAGCGGCTCCCCCGTTGCCTTCGGAGTCCTGGAGCAAGGGTATAGGGAGGGGTTGACGCTGGAGGAGGCTAAGGAGCTTGCTTTCAAAGCTGTTTCCTCAGCAATAATGAGGGATAGCTTCACCGGTGAAGGGGTTGACATAGTGGTGATAGGTCCTGAAGGGATTTCCGAGGAGACAAGGCTGTTTAAGAAAACATATGCAACGGTTTAG
- a CDS encoding NAD(P)-dependent glycerol-1-phosphate dehydrogenase, translating to MQSVHEITLPLKVIVGHRVVEKVSEILPPSVRKVGIVTGELTYEVAGRRVEEALSPERKVVVWKTPNAMVDSAVALAGRAREEGVEAVVGVGGGKAIDVAKYVAKETGSLMISIPTTPSHDGIASPFASLKGTGKPTSIYTKTPYAVIADVEIIAKAPRRLIMAGFGDLVGKLVAVKDWALAHRLKGEYYGDYAAQLALMSAKHVLKYHELIASGSVEGVRILVEALVSSGVAMCIAGSSRPASGSEHLFSHALDIVAPGRALHGEQIALGTIMMLYLHGDSSWRRVRRILRKVGLPTSAREIGIEPEKIVEALTIAHTIRPERYTILGENGLTREAAYRLARETGVI from the coding sequence TTGCAGAGTGTTCACGAGATAACACTCCCGTTGAAAGTCATCGTCGGCCACAGGGTTGTCGAGAAGGTTTCCGAGATACTTCCCCCTTCTGTTAGAAAGGTTGGAATAGTGACAGGGGAGTTGACCTACGAGGTTGCTGGGAGAAGGGTTGAGGAGGCTCTCAGCCCTGAGAGAAAGGTTGTTGTCTGGAAGACTCCTAACGCTATGGTTGACAGCGCGGTGGCTTTAGCGGGGAGGGCCCGGGAGGAAGGGGTTGAAGCAGTGGTCGGCGTGGGCGGTGGGAAGGCTATTGACGTGGCAAAGTATGTTGCGAAGGAAACAGGCTCCTTAATGATAAGCATCCCGACCACGCCAAGCCATGACGGGATAGCAAGCCCTTTCGCCAGCTTAAAGGGAACCGGGAAGCCCACCAGCATCTACACTAAAACACCCTACGCGGTAATAGCGGATGTTGAAATCATTGCTAAAGCCCCTAGGAGGCTTATAATGGCAGGGTTCGGCGACCTGGTCGGCAAGCTGGTGGCTGTTAAGGACTGGGCTCTCGCGCACAGGTTGAAGGGAGAGTACTACGGCGACTACGCTGCCCAGCTAGCATTGATGAGCGCTAAGCACGTGCTCAAATACCATGAGCTGATCGCGAGCGGGAGCGTGGAAGGGGTTAGAATACTGGTGGAAGCCCTCGTGAGCAGCGGGGTAGCCATGTGCATAGCCGGGTCAAGCCGCCCCGCCAGCGGGAGCGAGCACTTGTTCAGCCACGCCCTGGATATTGTAGCGCCCGGCAGAGCGCTCCACGGGGAGCAGATAGCTCTTGGAACAATAATGATGCTCTACCTTCACGGCGACTCATCGTGGAGAAGGGTTAGAAGGATCTTGAGGAAAGTGGGGCTTCCGACAAGCGCTCGTGAAATAGGGATTGAGCCTGAGAAGATTGTTGAAGCCTTGACGATCGCTCACACGATAAGGCCTGAAAGATACACGATACTTGGTGAAAATGGTTTAACGCGAGAGGCTGCTTACAGGCTGGCCAGGGAAACCGGGGTCATCTAA
- a CDS encoding FKBP-type peptidyl-prolyl cis-trans isomerase, protein MVFNQGDFILVEYSIRVKETGTLLDTTDEELAKKENIYEADRLYGPTLVVLGRGWMNEVVEQELMKMEVNEEKEVEVPPEKAFGERDSGKVRTFSLKEFQRRGYSVNVGDVVEVGGVKGVVKSISGGRVVVDFNHPLAGRTLVYKVKVVGKLEEFKEKVKALASRHLNIAGSDIDVAYEEAEKKLVVSIPGKYLSRRELNYSKISLATDIFDMFKDAVEKLVFQETLSKTQAQTG, encoded by the coding sequence ATGGTGTTCAACCAGGGTGACTTCATACTCGTCGAGTACAGTATTAGGGTTAAGGAAACCGGGACCCTCCTAGACACCACGGACGAGGAGCTGGCTAAGAAGGAGAACATATACGAGGCTGACAGGCTCTACGGCCCAACACTCGTAGTCCTGGGCAGGGGCTGGATGAACGAGGTTGTTGAGCAGGAGCTTATGAAGATGGAGGTTAACGAGGAGAAGGAGGTTGAAGTACCTCCTGAGAAAGCCTTCGGCGAGAGGGACTCGGGGAAGGTTAGAACCTTCAGCCTGAAGGAGTTTCAGAGAAGAGGGTACAGTGTTAACGTGGGGGATGTTGTCGAGGTTGGAGGGGTTAAGGGCGTTGTTAAAAGCATAAGCGGCGGCAGGGTGGTAGTTGATTTCAACCACCCGCTGGCTGGGAGAACCCTTGTCTACAAGGTTAAGGTCGTGGGGAAGCTTGAAGAGTTCAAAGAGAAGGTTAAAGCCCTTGCTTCAAGACACCTCAACATCGCCGGCAGCGACATAGACGTAGCCTATGAGGAGGCGGAGAAGAAGCTGGTTGTAAGCATCCCCGGGAAGTACTTGTCGAGGAGGGAGCTGAACTACTCCAAGATATCGCTGGCGACAGACATCTTCGACATGTTCAAGGATGCTGTTGAAAAACTAGTGTTCCAGGAAACCTTGTCGAAAACCCAGGCTCAAACCGGTTAG
- a CDS encoding DUF1947 domain-containing protein: protein MAKRHTLSKKERRRLAEELSYIGDLRIEDEGLVEYYQDENGEKILVNGEAAFVKLRDKWIPHLRFILKNLQALRLPKVYVDKGAMEALLRGADLMAPGIKSVEGVFKEGDIVVICELESRRPFAVGRALTPSDPIVKGELKKGKVVENIHYFNDEIWRHGP from the coding sequence ATGGCTAAGAGGCATACTCTCTCGAAGAAGGAGCGGAGAAGGCTCGCCGAGGAGCTCTCCTACATTGGTGATTTAAGGATTGAGGATGAAGGGCTGGTGGAGTATTATCAGGATGAGAACGGTGAGAAAATACTTGTAAACGGTGAAGCAGCATTCGTCAAGCTCAGGGATAAGTGGATACCTCATTTAAGATTCATCCTGAAAAACCTTCAAGCCCTCAGGCTTCCAAAGGTTTACGTGGATAAAGGGGCAATGGAGGCCTTGCTCAGGGGCGCGGACCTGATGGCTCCCGGGATAAAGAGTGTTGAAGGAGTTTTCAAGGAGGGAGATATCGTAGTGATCTGCGAGCTCGAGTCCCGCAGACCCTTCGCTGTTGGCAGAGCACTAACCCCCTCAGACCCCATAGTCAAGGGGGAGCTCAAGAAGGGTAAGGTTGTTGAGAACATTCACTACTTCAACGATGAAATATGGAGGCATGGCCCCTGA
- a CDS encoding LSM domain-containing protein — translation MSETAHKMLEENIGNIVLIKIKDDITLRGKLRSYDQHLNIVLDDVEEIGEGGSSRKLGTVVIRGDTVVFISPITEQ, via the coding sequence TTGAGCGAGACAGCGCATAAAATGCTCGAGGAGAACATTGGGAACATAGTTTTAATCAAGATAAAGGATGATATAACGCTCCGCGGAAAGCTGAGGAGCTATGATCAACACTTGAACATAGTGCTCGACGATGTCGAGGAAATAGGGGAGGGCGGGTCCAGCAGGAAGCTGGGCACTGTTGTGATAAGAGGAGACACCGTGGTCTTCATATCCCCTATAACCGAGCAGTGA
- a CDS encoding 50S ribosomal protein L37e: MTKGTSSMGRRSRGKTHIRCRRCGRHSFNVSKGYCAACGYGRSRRIRRYAWANKKVNRVRVV; encoded by the coding sequence GTGACCAAGGGTACGAGCAGCATGGGGAGGAGGAGCCGCGGTAAAACCCATATCAGGTGTAGAAGATGCGGCAGGCACAGCTTCAACGTCTCCAAGGGATACTGCGCGGCATGCGGCTACGGGCGGAGCAGGAGGATTAGAAGGTACGCGTGGGCTAATAAAAAGGTTAACAGGGTTAGGGTTGTATAG
- the dnaG gene encoding DNA primase DnaG — MSKYLIRAKIEIDGVVEKHDIVGAIFGQTEGLLGDQFDLRQLQDKGRIGRIQVNTKIQGSKTIGEILIPSNLDRVETALLAALIESVDKVGPYDASLKVVDIVDLRLEKIKKIMERAEEILRKWSKEKAPDVREIIKSIQEMLKAPEPISYGPDELPAGPDVEKADTIILVEGRADVINLLRYGINNVIAIGGARKVPETLKKLAETKKILLFVDGDHGGDLILKEVLRNLKVDFVARAPAGREVEELTGREVEEALSKSMSVFDYLSNLVKQGSKEAQHLLQIQQKLHKLPVEAKPVEVKEEAPPQPPPQPVEKEEAIVIPGKLAEDAKGLVGTLEAVLYDQNWNPLKKIPVRDLVNELASAQPGSVHGVLLDGILTQRLINTAAEKNVKVLVGARLGKVEEKPRDIVLLTFNELS; from the coding sequence ATGAGCAAGTATCTGATAAGGGCTAAGATAGAGATCGACGGGGTTGTCGAGAAGCACGACATTGTCGGCGCAATATTCGGGCAGACCGAGGGATTGCTTGGCGACCAGTTCGACCTCCGCCAGCTACAGGACAAGGGCAGGATAGGGAGGATACAGGTTAACACTAAGATACAGGGTAGTAAGACGATTGGCGAGATCCTGATACCGAGCAACCTTGACAGGGTTGAGACAGCCCTCCTAGCCGCGCTCATAGAGAGCGTTGACAAGGTAGGGCCTTACGACGCCAGCTTGAAAGTGGTCGACATAGTCGACCTGAGGCTGGAGAAGATTAAGAAGATAATGGAGAGGGCTGAGGAAATACTTAGAAAGTGGAGCAAGGAGAAGGCTCCCGACGTCAGGGAGATCATTAAGAGCATTCAGGAAATGCTTAAAGCACCCGAGCCGATAAGCTACGGCCCAGACGAGCTTCCAGCAGGGCCGGATGTCGAGAAGGCTGACACGATCATACTGGTTGAGGGCAGGGCTGACGTTATAAACCTTCTAAGATACGGGATAAACAACGTGATAGCCATAGGCGGGGCTAGAAAGGTTCCTGAAACCCTTAAGAAGCTGGCTGAGACGAAGAAGATCCTGCTGTTCGTGGACGGGGACCACGGAGGAGACCTTATTCTCAAAGAGGTTTTGAGAAACCTGAAGGTAGACTTCGTGGCAAGAGCGCCTGCTGGCAGGGAGGTTGAGGAGTTAACGGGGAGGGAGGTTGAGGAGGCTTTATCCAAGAGCATGAGCGTGTTCGACTACCTCAGCAACCTGGTGAAGCAGGGGAGTAAGGAGGCGCAACACCTCCTGCAGATACAGCAGAAGCTGCACAAGCTCCCCGTTGAGGCTAAACCGGTAGAGGTGAAGGAGGAGGCGCCGCCGCAGCCGCCTCCGCAGCCTGTTGAGAAGGAGGAAGCGATTGTGATCCCGGGGAAGCTTGCCGAGGATGCTAAGGGTTTAGTCGGGACTCTTGAAGCCGTCCTGTACGATCAGAACTGGAATCCTTTGAAGAAAATCCCTGTTAGAGACCTTGTCAACGAGCTAGCGAGCGCTCAGCCCGGCAGCGTTCACGGCGTACTACTAGATGGTATCCTAACCCAGAGGCTGATAAACACAGCGGCCGAGAAGAATGTTAAAGTCCTCGTGGGCGCTAGGCTGGGGAAGGTTGAGGAGAAGCCACGGGACATAGTTCTTTTAACCTTCAACGAGCTCTCCTGA
- a CDS encoding 30S ribosomal protein S17e — protein sequence MGKIRIRVVKRTARELLEKYPDMFTRDFEQNKALVSRLVETQSKKVRNLIAGYVTHLVAVREKKAKA from the coding sequence ATGGGGAAGATAAGGATCCGTGTCGTTAAGAGAACCGCCAGGGAGCTGCTTGAGAAGTACCCGGATATGTTTACAAGGGATTTTGAACAGAACAAGGCCCTGGTCTCCAGGCTGGTGGAGACTCAGTCGAAGAAGGTTAGGAACCTGATAGCAGGCTATGTAACCCACCTGGTTGCTGTCAGGGAGAAGAAGGCTAAGGCTTGA
- a CDS encoding DNA-directed RNA polymerase subunit M encodes MVKHVVKFCPRCGGPMMPTRKDGEVFFKCSKCGYEVKAAKKDLEKYGMKYQVESSKRVVTAKATESKASGLTPEEREMLQEYYEIFLEEFAAEEGESGESD; translated from the coding sequence GTGGTGAAACACGTGGTTAAATTCTGCCCTAGATGCGGCGGCCCCATGATGCCTACCAGGAAGGATGGAGAAGTCTTCTTCAAATGCAGCAAGTGCGGCTACGAGGTCAAAGCTGCTAAGAAAGACCTTGAGAAGTACGGGATGAAATACCAGGTTGAATCCAGCAAGAGGGTTGTAACGGCTAAGGCAACGGAGAGTAAGGCCTCCGGGCTAACACCTGAGGAGAGGGAGATGCTGCAGGAGTACTACGAGATATTCCTCGAAGAGTTTGCTGCGGAGGAAGGTGAAAGCGGGGAGAGTGACTAA
- a CDS encoding ribosome biogenesis/translation initiation ATPase RLI, with translation MTRLAVVDRDYCKPDKCSLECIRFCPVNRTRKVKAIDLSEDRSHSVIFEDKCIGCGICVKKCPFNAISIVNVPDELEKQLVHRYGENMFKLYGLPVPKTGGVLGIIGKNGAGKTTSIKILSGQLKPNLGDYSSDPDWDRVVKAFKGSELQTYFSRIANNELKSVVKPQYIEAARRVLKGSVGDLLSKADERGLFKDVVDKLNLKNLLDRSVSELSGGELQKFLVAAVLLKNADAYFFDEPCSYLDVRERVRVADAIREFTNPSKNYVVVVEHDLMILDYISDNIVVIYGEPGVYGIASKPYGVRAGINHYLNGYLPAENMRIRPEAVRFRIQVAEKRFEESEYPVVKWERMIHQYPSSGFKLVVEEGEAYPGEVLGILGPNGVGKSTFIKLLSGELKPVEGSVLISVEKVSVKPQELSPKIFAEETVSQALRNASTEALNPASWLYNELVRKLRLNRMLDRRIEELSGGELQKVAVAVSLARDADLYLLDEPSAYLDVEERIVVARVIRRIIEEKKKTAVVVEHDLMLQNYISDKIVVFTGKPSVEGYASRTLSIREGFNTLLMNLSITVRKDSETGRPRINKPGSVLDREQKARGEYYIPD, from the coding sequence TTGACGAGGCTTGCAGTGGTTGACAGGGATTACTGTAAACCGGATAAGTGCAGCCTTGAGTGTATAAGGTTCTGCCCTGTGAACAGGACGAGGAAGGTTAAGGCTATAGATTTAAGCGAGGACAGGAGCCACTCCGTCATATTCGAGGATAAGTGCATAGGCTGTGGAATATGCGTTAAGAAATGCCCGTTCAACGCAATATCCATCGTCAACGTTCCCGATGAGCTGGAGAAGCAGCTTGTCCACAGGTACGGGGAGAACATGTTCAAGCTGTACGGCCTCCCCGTGCCGAAAACCGGCGGCGTGCTGGGGATTATCGGGAAGAACGGCGCCGGGAAGACGACGAGCATTAAGATATTGTCAGGGCAGTTGAAGCCTAATCTTGGAGACTACTCCAGCGACCCAGACTGGGACAGGGTTGTTAAAGCCTTCAAGGGGAGCGAGCTGCAGACATACTTCTCCCGCATAGCCAATAACGAGTTGAAGAGTGTTGTGAAACCCCAGTATATTGAAGCTGCTAGGCGCGTGCTCAAGGGGAGTGTTGGAGACCTGTTATCCAAGGCTGATGAGAGAGGCTTGTTCAAGGACGTTGTGGATAAGCTGAACCTGAAAAACCTTCTCGATAGAAGCGTGTCAGAGCTGAGCGGCGGGGAGTTGCAGAAGTTCCTCGTGGCAGCCGTCCTGTTGAAGAATGCTGACGCATACTTCTTCGACGAGCCCTGCAGCTACCTCGACGTGAGGGAGAGGGTTAGGGTTGCAGACGCTATCAGGGAGTTCACCAACCCCTCTAAAAACTACGTGGTGGTTGTCGAGCACGACCTCATGATCCTCGACTACATCAGCGACAACATCGTGGTAATATACGGTGAGCCAGGGGTTTACGGGATAGCGTCGAAACCCTACGGTGTTAGAGCAGGGATAAACCACTACTTGAACGGCTACCTTCCCGCTGAGAACATGAGGATCCGGCCTGAAGCAGTAAGGTTCAGGATACAGGTTGCTGAGAAACGCTTCGAGGAGTCGGAATACCCGGTGGTTAAATGGGAGAGGATGATACACCAGTATCCTTCATCAGGCTTCAAGCTCGTGGTTGAGGAGGGTGAGGCATACCCTGGCGAGGTCCTCGGCATCCTCGGGCCTAACGGTGTTGGCAAGTCAACATTCATCAAGCTGTTGAGCGGGGAGCTGAAGCCTGTTGAAGGAAGCGTGCTAATATCCGTTGAGAAGGTGAGCGTTAAACCCCAGGAGCTGTCCCCGAAGATCTTCGCGGAGGAAACAGTTTCTCAGGCCCTGAGGAACGCTTCCACGGAAGCACTCAACCCTGCTTCCTGGCTCTACAACGAGCTTGTGAGGAAGCTGAGGCTGAACAGGATGCTGGATAGGAGGATTGAAGAGCTCAGCGGTGGCGAGCTGCAGAAGGTTGCTGTAGCCGTCTCCCTGGCAAGGGATGCTGACCTCTACCTTTTAGACGAGCCCTCCGCATACCTTGACGTTGAGGAAAGAATTGTTGTTGCAAGAGTTATCAGGAGGATTATTGAGGAGAAGAAGAAGACTGCCGTGGTGGTTGAGCACGACCTAATGCTTCAAAACTACATAAGCGATAAGATAGTGGTTTTCACGGGCAAGCCCTCCGTCGAGGGATACGCTAGCAGGACTCTCAGCATAAGGGAGGGCTTCAACACTCTTCTAATGAATCTTTCAATAACCGTTAGAAAAGACAGTGAGACAGGCCGTCCCAGGATAAACAAGCCTGGGTCAGTGCTTGATAGGGAGCAGAAAGCTCGCGGTGAGTACTACATCCCAGATTGA
- the fbp gene encoding fructose-1,6-bisphosphate aldolase/phosphatase, protein MGEKITLSIIKADVGSIAGHHMPHPDQLAAATKILAEAKQKDIIIDFYVTHVGDDIQLIMTHRKGVDHPDIHGLAWEAFKSATKVARELKLYAAGQDLLSEAFSGNVRGMGPGVAELEMEEREAEPVITFHADKTEPGAFNMPIYRIFADPFNTAGLVIDPKMHDGFIFEVYDVFEGRSVLMKTPEESYDVLALIGTPGRYIVRRVYRKSDNLLAAVVSVERLNLTAGRYVGKDDPVAIVRAQHGLPAVGEILEPFSFPHLVAGWMRGSHHGPLMPVPMRYAKVTRFDGPPRIIALGWNISRGRLIGPVDLFDDVAFDETRRLAETIAEYMRRHGPFMPHRLGPEEMEYTTLPSVLEKLKDRFVKTEEAKVVKKHSDLLSH, encoded by the coding sequence ATGGGAGAGAAAATCACCTTATCTATTATAAAAGCAGATGTTGGAAGCATTGCTGGACACCACATGCCTCACCCAGACCAGTTGGCTGCTGCAACGAAGATCCTGGCGGAGGCTAAGCAGAAGGATATTATAATAGACTTCTACGTAACACATGTAGGCGACGACATCCAGTTGATAATGACCCATAGGAAAGGAGTTGACCACCCGGACATCCACGGCTTAGCATGGGAGGCTTTCAAATCAGCCACGAAGGTTGCCAGGGAGCTGAAGCTCTACGCTGCCGGGCAGGACCTGTTGAGCGAGGCCTTCTCTGGGAACGTGAGGGGAATGGGCCCCGGCGTGGCCGAGCTCGAGATGGAGGAGAGGGAGGCTGAGCCCGTTATAACATTCCACGCTGACAAGACCGAGCCCGGAGCCTTCAACATGCCTATTTACAGGATTTTCGCAGACCCGTTCAACACTGCTGGGCTGGTAATAGACCCTAAGATGCACGATGGCTTCATATTCGAAGTATACGATGTGTTCGAGGGCAGGAGTGTCTTGATGAAAACGCCCGAGGAATCATACGACGTCCTAGCCTTGATAGGAACCCCTGGCAGGTATATTGTGAGAAGGGTTTACAGGAAATCCGACAACCTGCTCGCAGCCGTGGTCAGCGTTGAAAGGCTCAACCTGACAGCCGGGAGATATGTTGGGAAGGATGACCCTGTAGCGATTGTGAGAGCCCAGCACGGGCTCCCCGCAGTGGGGGAGATACTGGAGCCCTTCAGCTTCCCACACCTGGTTGCAGGGTGGATGAGAGGGTCTCACCACGGCCCATTAATGCCTGTGCCAATGAGGTATGCGAAGGTTACAAGGTTCGACGGGCCTCCGAGAATAATTGCTCTAGGATGGAATATTTCAAGAGGCAGGCTGATAGGTCCAGTAGACCTGTTCGACGACGTAGCCTTCGACGAGACGAGGAGGCTTGCGGAAACCATTGCCGAGTACATGAGGAGGCACGGCCCCTTCATGCCTCACAGGCTCGGGCCAGAGGAGATGGAGTACACCACGCTGCCGTCAGTGCTGGAGAAGTTGAAGGATAGGTTTGTGAAAACCGAGGAGGCTAAGGTAGTTAAGAAGCACAGCGACCTGCTCTCACACTAG